GCCACCGGCACCGTGACCAGCCGGCTCGGCTGCTCGCAGCGGACCGATGCCGTCGCCCGGTAGGGCGGTCGAAAGGCCGACCAGCCGACCAGCTCCCCCGGGTCACGCAGCACCGCCACCAGCAGGTCGTCCTCACCGACACGCACGTGTATCTGGAGTGCGCCGGCGAGCAGAAGGTGGACGGCCCGGGTCCGGTCGTGCTGGTGCAGCACCGTGCGGCCGGCGGGCAGCTCCTCCTCACGGGCCGCCTCAGCCAGGCGGGCCAGGGCCCACCCGGGCAGGCCGTCGAAGAACGACAACCGCTCCAGGTCTGCCTGCTCCATGGCCTCCCCCGATCGAGCTGTCGACCCCGGTGGCGACTCCGTCGCATGTCAGCCTCCCTATCACTGGCCGCAGCAACTAGAGGCGAATGGCTCTTGCTGGTCGGGACGCGCAGGGATTCGCTATACCCGGGCTCGGCGAAGGTGGCGAACTCCTCGGGCGGCAGCGGGTGGAAGGTGACCTGCTGGTGCCAGGGCTGGGTGTCGGTGCCGACCACGATCTCCCGGTTCGGGACCTTGCCAGGACACCGGAGCCGAGCCCGAGCGTCTCCTCAACCAGCCCCCGGGGACCGGGGGGCGGGAGGGCTGGCCGCGGAGCATGGCCGGGACCGCCCGCAGCCAGAAGATGCCCTTCACGATCGGTGCGGCCTGCAGGTCCATGCCCTTGGCGACCGCGACGCTGGTCAGAGGGCCGGACGGTGGGCCTGGGAGGACTTGCACCTCCGACTTCATCCTTATCAGAGGTTTTCCACCGGGGCTTGTTTCCCCAGGATGGCACCGGCGACCTGCGCGAACGACGGACCGCTGGAGACCGCCCGGCTCCGATGGCGTATGAACCAATGGTGGACCGGCCGTCCCGCTCGTGGGGGCAGCGGCGCTCCGCGTCACGGACCTTGCCGAGGCAAGGTAGACCCCCGCCGGCTGCCCCCGACAAGCGAGCCCCGCCGGGGCGATCGCCTTGTTAGGGGAGCCCTGGCGGGCTCTGGGCCAGGGACATCCCCCTGTATAGACGGGCTGTCCCTGGCCACCGGCATGGTGGTACCCCAGCACGCTGGGTGTGCAAACCACATGGACGCTCGAGCGGTGATGAGCGTCGGCTAGGCTTGCCCGCACCCGCGGGGGGATAAGGGGAGGTGCCAAGGTGTCCAGCGCCAGCTCCAGGACCTTCGAGGACGTGAAGGTCGCGTCCGATGCAAGATTGCGGCCCTGTGGATCGCGATGCTCTTCCTGTTCGCCTATGGCGACATCTTCGGATTCTTCAGCCCGGGGCAGATCGAGGAGGTGATGGCCGGCGAGCTGTCGGGGATGGCGATCACGCAGGTCTTCCTGTTCGCGGTCTCGCTGTATATCGCGATCGCGAGCGTGATGGTGTTCCTCTCGCTGGTCCTCAGCCCGACCGTCAACCGCTGGACCAACATCGTCTTGCCCAGCCTGTACGTCGTCTCCATCGTGGCGTCGGCGATCGGCGAGACGTCGGCGTACTACTGGTTCTTGAGCATCGTGGAGAGTGCTCTTCTGCTGGTGATCGTCTGGTACGCGTGGACGTGGCCCAGGCGGGAGGTAACGCCCTGAAGACCTGCGAACCTTCTGGTCGACTCCCCGCTCGTCTCTGAGCGCCCCCGCGGGTTCAGATCAGCCCCAGGACGCGCAAGTGACGGACGGACGTCCTGGGACCGATGTGCCAGGCGCTGGCGCCCGAGGGTCGGTCAAGAGGACCATGGCTATGGGGAACGTGGGAGAGGGGCCAATCATGCTCAACGGGGACAAGGTTGTGCTGCGTCCGGTGCGTGAGCGCGATCTGGCGGCATTCATCGACGCGCACACCGAGATCTCCAACCGCGGCGAGTTCTTCCCCCTGGGCGTCCAGCCGGAGTCAGTTCTCCGGCGGAATCACGCAGAGACGGGTTTTGGGAGCGGGATGAGGGCACCCTCCTCATCTGGAACCGGGACGACGTCATGGTCGGCCACATCGAGTTCTTCCCACCGGTCAACTACTGGGACGCCTACGAGCTCTCCTACCAGCTGTACGGCCAAGAGCACGCCGGCCAGGGTTACACGACCGAGGCGGTGCGCCTCCTGGTTGACTACTTGTTCGGGGCAAAGAAGGTCAACCGCATCTCCTTGGTGATCGTGCCCGAGAATGCCCCGAGCCGGCGGATCGCGGAGAAGTGCGGATTCCAGCTCGAGGGAACAGCGCGCGGAGCCTTCTTCAACGGCGGCCGCAATGTCGACGTGCTCGTCTACTCGCTGCTCCGCGACGACCCACGGCCCTGGCACAAGTCGGGCTAGTTCGGAGTAGCGGCTCTGCCGCCAGATCCCAAGGGCCAGTTGGTGCCCCACCTCCTGGCCCGCTTACGTCCCGTGCGCAGGTCGGGTTGAGGAGGACCCTCTACCGGTCCGAGCCGATTGCGGGGGGTGCCGTGCCCTTCTTCAGCGCCGCCAGCCGCGCCTCGACCTCGAGCAGCTCACCGTCATCCTCGAGCGCCTCGAACTGCGCGTCGAGGCTGGACGCCTGGAGCTCCTGGCGTCCGAGCACGCGGGCCTCCTCACGGCGGACCTTGTCCTCGAAGCGGGACACTTCGCTGGTGGGATCCATGAGGTCGATGCTGCGAACCGCGTCGTGGACCCGGGTCTGGGCCTCGGCCATCTTGGCCCGCGCCACGAGCTCGTTACGCTTGGCAGTCAGCTCCGAGAGCTTGCCGCGCATGCGCTCCAGGCCCGTCTTGAGCCGCTCGACGACCTCGGTCTGGGCGGCGATCTGGGGCTCGAACGCGGCGACCTGGCCTTCGGCGTCGAGCTGGCGCTGCAACGCGATCTTCGCCAGGGAGTCGAAGCGGTCGGCGCCCGCCGTGTCGCCGGAGGCCCGCAGCTCGTCGCCCTTGCGGCTGGCCGCCAGCGCCTTGACGCCCCACTCCCGGGCGTTCTCCAGCGCCTCCTGGTGATCCTCCTCGAGCATGCGCAGGTTGCCGATGGTCTGAGCGACCGCGTCCTCGGCCTCGGCCTCGGCGATGTTGGTGGTGTAGTCGCGGACCATCTGGTCCAGCATCTTCTCGGGGTCCTCGGCAGCGTCGATCATTGCGTTGATGTTCGCTCGGGCGAGCTGGCCGATCCGGCCGAGAATCGATTGCTGCGCCATCGTCGGTCTCCTCCGTGTGGTTGGTCACCGGCTGTTCTCGCCGCCTCTCCTGTGCCGGTGCGGTGGGATGGTCAAAAGCGCCCCCCTCCGCCCCGACGACCCCGGGTGCCCGAGCCACCGAAGCTGCCCGGCGACCTCCCGCCGAACCCTCCGCGGCCCCCGCCGAATCCCCCGCCGCCACCGAGCAGGATGCCCCCGAGGACCAGACTGCCAAGGTCGAGCCCACCACCGCGGCCGTAGCCACCGCCCCTGCCCGGCCCGTAGGGCGAAGACCACTGGTCCACATCGCTCTGGGCCAGCTGTAACGCCAGCTGGGCCAGCTGGTCGGCGTACTGCGCCTCCCGCAGGGCCTGCGTCGGGTCCTGCTCGGACAGGGCCATGGCCTGCTCCAGGTGGCGTTGCGCCTCGACCAGCCGCGTCCGTGCCTCGCTGCCGACCGCACCACGGCGGGTTGCGACAAAGTCACTGGCCGCAGCAAAGCTTGATCGCGCCGCCAGCAGCGCCTGGTCGAGGATCGCCGCCGCACGCTGGCGCTGAGCCTGCGCGTCACGGGCCGCCGCCAGCGCCGCATCCAGGACCACATCCGCCTCGTCCACCTGCCGCAGCGCGGCCAGCGGGTCAGGCAGCGTACCCGGCGCAGGTCGCAGGGCGGCCTCGGCCGCGGTCAGCGCCGCCTCCGCCCGGCCGATGAGCGGCCGGAGTCCAGCCGGGTCCGCAGCGTTCCCCGAAGCCAGCATCGCCCGCGCTTCGGCAAGGTCCTTCTCCGTCTCCGTCCGGGCGGCTGCGATCCGTGCGCCCGCCTCGAGCAGGTCGGTCTCCAGCCGCGCGATCCCGTCGAGCAGGGTCGATGCCTGTGCCACCGCGTCCTCGGCTGCGCGGGTGGACACGACCGCCTCGCCTCGCCTGCCGGCATCCAGCGCCGAGCGGGCCTCAGTGAGCTCGCCCTGGGCGGCGTTGAGCCGCTGGCGCGCCTGCTCGACGTTGCCGACGACCGGCGCCAGCGCGGTCGCGGCGTACCGTCCCTGCATCGACTCCAGCCGCTGCTCCTCCTGGGGCAGCCGCGCCTGCACCTCTTGCGCCCGTGGCCCGAGCGCGGCCAGGACGTCGGGCACCGTTCCCTCCAGATCGCGCAGCCGGTCGAACGCCTCGGCCTGGGCGTCGAGGCGATCATCGGCCGAACGACACAGCTGGAGGATCTCGGTCAGCATCGCCCGCGTCGTCTGCTCATCCTCGGGTTCGGCGTCATCGAGTCGCTGCCGCAGCGCGAACGCCTGGCTCAGCTCCCCGCGCGCCTGCTCCAACGCCTGTCGGAAGCCCATCACCGCTTCGTCGCCGAAGGAGGCCTGAGCGAAACCGAGCTCCTGCTCCGAGGTCTGCACCGCGTTGTCGACCTCGATGAGGACGGCGTTGGCTTGCTGCGCGAGTTCCCGTGTCGGGATCGTGGGCTGCCCGCCAGGGGCTCTCGCCCGGCCCGATGCAGCAGGGGCGTTCCCGGCACGGGCGTCAGCGCCACGCGCACGACGTCGACGGCTCAGCAGCAGGGCGCCCCCGCCCACGATCCCCGCGCCGACCAGAAGCGCACCCACCGGCAGTCCACCTCCGCCATCACCGCCGGCTCTCCCACCCGTTCGCAACCCGTCGGCCATGGCCACCGCCGCACCCGCCCAGTCGCCGGCCGCGAGACGGGGTTCCACCTCCTGGACCGCCAGGTCGGCGAGCTCGCTGTCGGAGAGGGGAAACGCCCCGGCGACGCTGTAGCCATAGGCCCGGTCATCGACCGCGACCGCGAGCAGCACGTCACGGTCCCCGAGCTGGGACCGCCGCGCCGTCTCATCGGACCACTGCTGACCGTTCATGCCGTTGAAGTCCGACACGTAGACCACGAACAGCTGGGTGCCGTTGGCATCCCGCAGCCGGTCAAGCGCCTCGCGCACCCGCGCGCTGTCGCCGGCGAGCGCGCCGACTCGGTCGGTCACCTGATCGTCCACCCGCAATGGCTGCTCCGCCCAAGCCGGCCCCCCACCGGCCCATAGCTGCACCGCTGCGACGATGGCCACGAGCAGCCAGCGCACGGCCCCACCTCCGCGTCCTGCCCCGAGTGGCTCTACAGCCCTGCAACGCAGCGGTACCCCTGGCGCGCGCATTTACCCACATCACTCCCAGCCCGTCACCCCGCCCGGGGCGACGGCCGTAGGCTCGTCGCGGTGTGGAACGGCGTCCTCGCGGTGTGGACGATCCTTCGGCGGCCTGCCGGCGAGACCTCCAGTGATCAAGCCGAGGACGACCGATCCGCGGCCGGAATGTTCATGGCCTGGGCAGCGTGGCCAGCGAGATGTGGCGATGCGAGGGGTCTGGGAGACCTCTTGGTCGGCGGGAACCAGGCGGACGCCGGTGGCGGGTGGGCGGAGCTTGAAGGCTTCCAGCTAACAGCGCACGCATAGCGAGCTGCGCCGAAGGGAGCTGCTGTGCTGGCCCACGGCCGCGAACTAGCCGTCACGATCCGGAGGAGAGTCGGTTGGAGCCTCATCCCTCAGCGTGATCCCGTCGGGGGTGATGGTGAACTCCCGGACTTGGGGTTGGTGCAGGCTGGCTCGGGTCTTGACCACGGTCAGGGTGCGCCGTAAGACGGCGGGCTGGCGCAGGTATTGCAGCAGGACGACGTTGTCGGACACGTGCGAGACGCCCAGCTCCGACAGCCGAGTGACCTGGAACAGGTCTGGCAGCTCGAAGGTCATCAGCACGCTCACGCCCCGCCGGGAGCAGCGCTGCACCAGGGAGTACAGGTACTCGCGGTAGCGGGTCTCCTCCCCGGCCGCGAAGGCGAGATCGCCCAGGCTGTCGATCAGGACCCGCCGGGCGCCGGTGCGCTCGATGGCCGCCAGGAGCTCATAGACCCATTGGTCGATGTAGAGGTCAACTGGGGAGCGGCACAGCAGCTCGATCCCGGGTTCGGCCAGCGACCAGCCAAACCCCTGGGCGATGTTCTGTAGCTGGGTTGGGTTCTCCTGCAGGGTGGCGATGACGCCGGGCTCGCCACGACGGGCGCCGCTGACGATGAAATGCAGGCCCATGAGGGTCTTCCCGGATCCCGTCGGGCCGGCGACCAGCGTGGCCGCTCCGGGCCAGTAGCCGTCGTCGAGCATCGTGTCCAAGGCCGGGATCCCGGACGAGACCCGCTCGGTGCCCAGCGGGTAGGCCGTGGTATCGATGGGGTCGGCCAGGCGCGGGAACACGTCCATGCCAGCCTCTGACAGCCGATAGGTGTGCCTGCCGGACAGAAAGCTAGACCCTCGTAGCTTGAGCACCTGCAGCACCCGCAGCTCGCGCTGGCCGACCCGATCGCTGGACAGGCTGATGATCGCGTCGGCGACCGCGAACTCCGGGGCGGTGGACAACTCGCTGCTGTCGTACTCCCCGATCCACAGTGACGTGA
This genomic stretch from Actinomycetota bacterium harbors:
- a CDS encoding cyclic nucleotide-binding domain-containing protein, with product MEQADLERLSFFDGLPGWALARLAEAAREEELPAGRTVLHQHDRTRAVHLLLAGALQIHVRVGEDDLLVAVLRDPGELVGWSAFRPPYRATASVRCEQPSRLVTVPVA
- a CDS encoding DUF6326 family protein, encoding MWIAMLFLFAYGDIFGFFSPGQIEEVMAGELSGMAITQVFLFAVSLYIAIASVMVFLSLVLSPTVNRWTNIVLPSLYVVSIVASAIGETSAYYWFLSIVESALLLVIVWYAWTWPRREVTP
- a CDS encoding GNAT family protein, whose amino-acid sequence is MHRRAHRDLQPRRVLPPGRPAGVSSPAESRRDGFWERDEGTLLIWNRDDVMVGHIEFFPPVNYWDAYELSYQLYGQEHAGQGYTTEAVRLLVDYLFGAKKVNRISLVIVPENAPSRRIAEKCGFQLEGTARGAFFNGGRNVDVLVYSLLRDDPRPWHKSG
- a CDS encoding PspA/IM30 family protein — its product is MAQQSILGRIGQLARANINAMIDAAEDPEKMLDQMVRDYTTNIAEAEAEDAVAQTIGNLRMLEEDHQEALENAREWGVKALAASRKGDELRASGDTAGADRFDSLAKIALQRQLDAEGQVAAFEPQIAAQTEVVERLKTGLERMRGKLSELTAKRNELVARAKMAEAQTRVHDAVRSIDLMDPTSEVSRFEDKVRREEARVLGRQELQASSLDAQFEALEDDGELLEVEARLAALKKGTAPPAIGSDR
- a CDS encoding TPM domain-containing protein; protein product: MRWLLVAIVAAVQLWAGGGPAWAEQPLRVDDQVTDRVGALAGDSARVREALDRLRDANGTQLFVVYVSDFNGMNGQQWSDETARRSQLGDRDVLLAVAVDDRAYGYSVAGAFPLSDSELADLAVQEVEPRLAAGDWAGAAVAMADGLRTGGRAGGDGGGGLPVGALLVGAGIVGGGALLLSRRRRARGADARAGNAPAASGRARAPGGQPTIPTRELAQQANAVLIEVDNAVQTSEQELGFAQASFGDEAVMGFRQALEQARGELSQAFALRQRLDDAEPEDEQTTRAMLTEILQLCRSADDRLDAQAEAFDRLRDLEGTVPDVLAALGPRAQEVQARLPQEEQRLESMQGRYAATALAPVVGNVEQARQRLNAAQGELTEARSALDAGRRGEAVVSTRAAEDAVAQASTLLDGIARLETDLLEAGARIAAARTETEKDLAEARAMLASGNAADPAGLRPLIGRAEAALTAAEAALRPAPGTLPDPLAALRQVDEADVVLDAALAAARDAQAQRQRAAAILDQALLAARSSFAAASDFVATRRGAVGSEARTRLVEAQRHLEQAMALSEQDPTQALREAQYADQLAQLALQLAQSDVDQWSSPYGPGRGGGYGRGGGLDLGSLVLGGILLGGGGGFGGGRGGFGGRSPGSFGGSGTRGRRGGGGRF
- a CDS encoding ATPase domain-containing protein, with product MTEQPDSSGRVASGNPRLDAILGGGFPAHGINLVVGPPGSGKTVLAQQYVFHNATPDRPAAYLTTVSEPLEKVLRYGQTMAFFDASAVGRAVFYEDVGGLLGTEGLAAVMERVDTLLKERRPAIMVVDSFKALTPYATDQGGFRRFLHSLAGQLSAFPVTSLWIGEYDSSELSTAPEFAVADAIISLSSDRVGQRELRVLQVLKLRGSSFLSGRHTYRLSEAGMDVFPRLADPIDTTAYPLGTERVSSGIPALDTMLDDGYWPGAATLVAGPTGSGKTLMGLHFIVSGARRGEPGVIATLQENPTQLQNIAQGFGWSLAEPGIELLCRSPVDLYIDQWVYELLAAIERTGARRVLIDSLGDLAFAAGEETRYREYLYSLVQRCSRRGVSVLMTFELPDLFQVTRLSELGVSHVSDNVVLLQYLRQPAVLRRTLTVVKTRASLHQPQVREFTITPDGITLRDEAPTDSPPDRDG